One segment of Lytechinus variegatus isolate NC3 chromosome 13, Lvar_3.0, whole genome shotgun sequence DNA contains the following:
- the LOC121426910 gene encoding uncharacterized protein LOC121426910, giving the protein MFITPLLISQLPVLDCQVSCPTGWINRPRYCYKFYNDRLSWRLAGEQCKFDGGFLTSIVDRHENDFLVESFRNLTSLAWIGMDSTGLWLDGSSSQGFSNGFRYETLSTSRCSVINLEQNGTWNVLDCLASRLNFICKKNQDRGHGDVTTDTVNGEDEDTIGSPTGLSRSLLVFLCLCSVVAITCIGGCISSPIGTFLAKCLWECLLAICKIMADTVIGFFGWVYEWLCILGLAIQLCFIHLYRCFTCKELRRKRRERRERTPPEPETQEPLRAPLASVSTAPK; this is encoded by the exons ATGTTTATTACACCCCTCCTGATCTCACAACTTCCTGTTCTTGATTGTCAAG TTTCCTGTCCAACTGGATGGATAAATCGTCCCAGATATTGCTACAAATTCTATAATGACAGGTTGTCATGGCGACTTGCAGGGGAACAATGTAAATTTGATGGAGGATTTTTGACCTCCATTGTTGACAGGCATGAGAATGATTTCCTTGTAG AATCGTTTAGAAATCTGACATCCTTAGCCTGGATAGGAATGGATTCTACAGGACTCTGGTTAGATGGATCGAGTTCTCAAGGTTTCTCAAATGG CTTTAGATATGAAACACTAAGCACGAGCAGATGTTCAGTGATTAATCTTGAACAAAATGGAACGTGGAACGTATTAGATTGCCTTGCCTCCAGACTCAACTTTATCTGCAAGAAGAATCAAG ATCGTGGCCATGGCGACGTAACCACCGATACAGTAAACGGTGAGGATGAAGATACGATAGGCTCACCAACGGGACTTTCTCGTTCGCTCTTAGTCTTCCTCTGTTTATGTTCGGTCGTCGCCATCACGTGTATTGGCGGTTGCATAAGCAGTCCCATCGGAACTTTTCTTGCCAAATGTCTGTGGGAATGCCTGCTCGCCATCTGCAAAATTATGGCAGATACGGTGATTGGTTTCTTTGGCTGGGTATACGAGTGGCTTTGCATTTTAGGACTGGCCATCCAGTTATGTTTTATTCACCTATACCGATGTTTTACTTGCAAAGAGCTGCGCAGAAAGCGACGGGAGAGACGGGAAAGGACACCTCCGGAGCCTGAAACGCAGGAACCACTAAGGGCTCCACTGGCCAGTGTTTCCACAGCCCCAAaataa